TCCCTCTCCCGTGAGGAGATCGTCCCCATCGACAACGAGGGGTCGTACCTGCTGCACAAGGTACCGGTTGTCGCGGCTGAATTCGCCTCCGGGTCCGCGGAAATGGTCGAAAAGCTGCCGGCGGCGCTGCGGCAGTACAAGATCGTCATGTTACGCGGCCACGGCTGCTTCTCCATCGGGCAGACGCTCGACGAGGCGTTCCAGTGGGTCTCCTGTCTCGAGGAGTCGTGCGAGATCATCCTTGCGGCGAAGCTGATCGATGAGCCCTTCCTCGAGTACCGGAAGATGAGCGAGGAGTACAGGAGCTGGTAGGCCCAGACCTATTCCCGACGGCGACGGATCCGGCAGCGGAGCGGAATTATCGATATGTATTGCCGCCGCGAGTTTGCTGTGTGAAGCGCCCGTGTATGGGCGGCGTGGGACGTGGTCGCTGTAACATAAACGTCCTGTCTTCCCACCCGCCCGCCCACAACGTCGCTCCGCACTCTCTCCAACCGCTTCTTCTAAACTGCAAATGACACCGAGCACCAACGCCCTGGCCTTCGACCTTGGCGCCGAAAGCGGACGCGCCATCCTCGGCCGCTTCGATGGCGACCGGCTTCAGATGACCGAGGTGCACCGCTTCCCCAACGGCCCCCTGCGCGCCCCCGACGGCCTCCACTGGGACGTCCACCGGCTC
This portion of the Dehalococcoidia bacterium genome encodes:
- a CDS encoding aldolase — translated: MIDEQVLRSFQEIGRDLYVAGLVSSHGGNLSVRFGDRIIIKRRGAMLGRLTEEDLVETRLAKPDSGVMLASTELVVHRAIYLATPALAVVHAHPRAAIALSLSREEIVPIDNEGSYLLHKVPVVAAEFASGSAEMVEKLPAALRQYKIVMLRGHGCFSIGQTLDEAFQWVSCLEESCEIILAAKLIDEPFLEYRKMSEEYRSW